GGGCGTTGCTGGGTCATCGAGGATTGAGACGAAGACGATagtaatcaacgatttattttacacactttaaattttacaataactgataggtaaacaactTGGTTTAGAACAATTATAGCGTGGACAGTTCCGAGGAGGCTCTAAGACTTCTTGTCTCTAGCGTGGTCCGCCAGAGAGTGTCGGGTCTCAGGTACCGCGGCTCCGTCCTAGCGCACGAAGTGGGGACAACAACTGGTTGGGTGGACAACTGGTTGGTTGTGACGTCAGCTGTCCAGCTGCAACTCTTCGCGCGCTGCGCTATAATTGACTGTCCGTGCCAATATCCGGTCTGTCTCCgacatatatataaataaataaataaatatacaagaattgctcgtttaatagtataagattgcATATATAATGCAGCAGCTTTCAAGACATCAAAATGAATCTTAGAAGCCTCAGAAGGGCCACCTACTGAAATTTGCACTCAAATTTGACGACTCGGGAGCAAAAACCTCGCATAAATAAAGGTCAGAGGAATGAGGCCCAAGATCATAAATCGTGTTGAGGGTCGCTCGACGCTCAGCTGGGGACTAGAAGTACGGAGATTGCATTGGGACATGTGGTAAATCCCTTTGAGAGGAATGCTCAAATTTCTAATGGTGCCAATTTATTCTTATATTAGTGTAATATgtacttaatttttattaaagaaCGTGCAAAAACttgtttgtatgtatttatttatatatcctTTGGCTAATTGGGTAGATGTCTTCTACCACTCCTTTTTActgacttttttgtttttatttttgacgTAGAAAAGATTTTATTGTTCAAAATTAATATGAAACTACTTATAGCATTTTCATATTTTAGTAGACAATGGCACATAAATCTATGATATTATACGTGTGTGTCGACCCTATTTAAGTACTGATTTATTGACCGTCTATTTTCGAAGAAATATCTATAACCAGCAAAAATAGATCAATATAATTTATGTTCAGCAAGAGAACAAAGGAGCATTGAACAGGTGAAAATCGCTAACGCTCCGTAGACGTCACGACGCAACTATCACTGTCGCATTTATATGGAAGAGTGACAGAAAGACACAAAACCTTTCGTTAGGCCGGGTGCcaacttacccccttattcatatcATAAACGTTCACTGAAGTTAAATAAGCCGATAAAAATCGGTTATCTCTTTCTGTCACAcaaatacgtcggaaagggacaaacaatttttatcggcttgataactttagtgaacgtttatgaataataataaataataaaataaaatagctttTTATTTCCACATTACATTACAATAAGTATACTTCTGTTATGTTTCTTTAACTTAATGTGGACCCCTTTTGGGTAAAAGCCTCCTCACACTTTCTCCATTGGTCTTTATTTTGGGCTGTCTTTAGCCAGTCTATGCCTGCTACTGGAATGATGTCCTCGGTCCATCTCTTTCTTGGTTTTCCCCTATTTCTTTTTCCAGCTGGTCCCTTCCATTTTGTAGTTTCCAGTGTCCATCTTCCGTCTTTATACCTAGCTATGTGCCCTGCCCATTTCCATTTCAAGCGTAGGCTCTGCTGTAGGGCATCTGTAAGCTTggttttcttccttatattttCGCTCCTGATTTTATGAACTTTCCGTATTTTTAAAAGACTCCTCTCCATTGCACGCTGACAGGTTGTAATAGCATTTTTGACTTTGTTTGTAAACACCCATGTTTGGCTGCCATATGTTAGGCTAGGAAGGATGCAGGTATCCATTACAGTTTTCTTTAGTGatagtttatgaataaagggggttaatatttattttatactcgaGAAAGATATCCTAATACGGGATGCGTACCGCGATGCCCGTTCGCAGGTGATTTGCACCACAATAACTGGAGGCCGACCCTTttgcaatttaatgccttactCCCGGCTGGCCAGTTTCTTGAGTACAATGAACGTATTAAGCTTGCTGTTAATCTTATCTTCTTAGGGTAAATACTTTTTAATGTTCATTAAAAGGGGCGCTTTTAGTGGTGAAATACCTAATGCGTCTGAGAGATACGTGCAGCGTGTAAAAAATACGTACGTTCCGTTGAAGAGCATAATCGGAATCGTGTTCTTATTtggattaattaatttaaattttgaaaaatacccccagtatagtggaccgatttccattaaacatggctaattcagctttcaaacaaaaacaaactaaatctaaatcggtgcaTCCGAACGAGAGCTATGGCGGCAtggtaaaatagttatttgttatacaagggggcaaagttgtattttaacgccgagtgtggaattgaaaaacgagtaagtgaaaggattctatagttgaaccacgagcgaagcgagtggttagaatcctgaacttgcgtgttttttaacacacgagaagtaaaatacatttgcacccgagtgtaacacaaaatttttcccctcactacagggaggaaactacaacgcaaaaaattcatttatcactgcttccagtagttccacaggtgataaaacatctttattactagattcacctacttttatcaattattttaaagcagttaatttgactttattcaaggtcaaattactttacccactagtggataaaatgcgtttttacccgctggttttaaaggacaaaacacgtgtttccgagctagtgaggggaaaaaatcttTTCGAGGCATAAAATGTTTTTGGTACATTTGTAGGGTTGGACTGCCCCAGTCtagttagaaaaaaaaacttcgcATGATCATACTACAAATAGGTACAGAAAGTAAATaaagatgtagtgcgaaaagggtttccttcgtatttttccggaaactttcgtatttgtcatgctagttcagtcaatgtcactgcatcttgtactgagactgactgaaatagcatgacactcgtacgtttccgtaacaatacgaaggcaaatctttgcGCACTATATCTGTATTCTGTGACATGTTAGTGAATATTCCAGTGTCACATTGGTAAGGCTACTGTAACGCCACGTTATCTCTGCCTTCGACAGGTTAACCCCCTAGCAAACGTGAACATAATCGGATTTACGTCAAGGACTGTCCATAGATTTAgagatattaagctagattgagtagttaggccaaaaagtgtgtccacatgagggcattgtttgggctggtgtcgctctcgcacttactgacaatgtcaacattattcagtgacgtcatcactgtcataaatagaggataccagtcaattttcaaagttacttacccaattgaaggtattttttaattgtacaaatctttgatttattggcatcaaaataattacattataattatttgccaattctttaaaatatatcgaaaccattgtttgaatataacactaaaataatataagaagttataaagtcaggtaatgtacagataaaaatactactactatggtaacctcaataacactggccacacgtgcgagagggacaccagcccaaacaatgccctctcatgtggaccgttttcgctagtctgatacgatcacctttctgtttcagtgataaggtttaatttagtatggcaaaaaatgtgattgcgcTGTCCCCTCTAAAGGTCTTTGGGACTGTCTCAGGCGTGTGGCTTAATGAATCCGGTCTTAAACGGCGCTACACTCTGCACTTTGGGCGTGAAGCGAAGGGGTTAGTTTATGGACTAGGGACTTTAAAGTTGATTTTAGAAATGAAAAATGTGGCATGTGTGTCGAAAAAGTTTCATGTGGCAAAAGAGTCGAGCCGGATTCTAGGACactattatccatactaatattataaatgggaaagtgtgtgtgtgtgtttgtttgtccgtctttcacggcaaaacggagttacgaactgacgtgattttttaagtggagatagttaaaaggatggagagtgacatagcctactttttgtctctttcaaacgcgagcgaagccgcgagcaaaaggtAGTAGTGTAGAAAGAGTATAACTTAAAAACTTAAGCTAACAAGAATTTTGACGGACCGACTTTTCACCTATCTCGAGATGTCACATTGTTTGTAGAAATACAAACAATTTGCACAATACATAATCGTACTTGCATCTGTGTGAAATaaagttgaaataaatatatttttacgaaatgaaaaaaaaatcaaaaaatcaaaatcaagggcacttttacacgtcacatgtatatatacatatttagaaaagatttaaaattgaattgaaattacaattgataagtactactaattctaagttctaaataaagtataactctactacaattaattagagacgtagaaggtctctaaatgtcgaattacaactaagAACAGACTATAAAACAACaacaaatataaaaagtacaaatacaaaaaaagtcgaaaattactttagaggtgcaaatgactctaaatgtcacaactaaagattaatgtatacttaatctaattctccttagagatgtatagggtctccaagagtcaaaatcatatatttaaaatattcactaaaagaaaggaatcaaacgagaaccgaacaaacaaagtgtcctaatgtGATATAAatcagaattaaagttactaattaGGTATAATAGCCCCAGCAAGCTTAAACAGAATGAATGTCATCTACTGATTTGAATACCATGTTTGAAATCAACGCATTTCGGCATTCTTATCAGCCTAAgtatgtgttattttttttcaacccGAGACTTTTGTTGTGCTTTCTTAGCAAGCCCAGAAAAGTCAACTGCTTCCTTTAAACTAGTATTTGTTACATTTAATATTGCCATCGTTTACTCGTAATAGCTGCATTTGCAGGAGCCactgaatatatttttattgctcCATACGAGCCTATCATTTCAAATGGCAACTTTACGACCCATCATGAGATTCAAACCTCACATTGGGGCGTGTGGGACGAAAGGTCGTATTGCAGTTTGGCTTTATGCATATAAATTTAATTGGTCTAAGCTAAGTGCAAAATGATATTAGTGAATTTGGCGCCTTTGATCTCGGGTCCACACGAGATCATTAACCCGGCCACAGGGGGGACAGGGTCACCTTCCCTGCCTCCCACTGTGGTAATATCTGACCGGCGCGTCCTTGCCGCGGGGGTGGACACCAACACACCTCAGTAGGCCGGAGTGTGTAGGTGACCGAGTTCGGTTAGAGACCCAGTTCCACGGGGTATAGCGTGGAGCCCATGCCCAGGGTTACGGGTGAAGACCCCAACGGCTGCGAAGGCGGAGGTGGTAACCACTAGTACGGCGGAGTAGGCGTAAGAGGCAAAACCTCACTGTCAGGGATGGCAGTCGAAGAAGGATACTTCGAAACAAACCCCTGGTCTGAGCTGCCTCGACGTATTTGAGGTAAAGGTCAGAACAGTGCTGAGAGTGTTGGCCAGCGCTCACAGTAGGGTAGGCGGCGGACGAACCCAGAAGGGGTCAACGGCGGCACCCACATCTTCAGAAGATGAAGGCCTTGGCGTCAGGTGGCAACCGGCCGTAAAACATAAAGCCAAACCACTTCTCCTTGTACAATGATGACAGCACAAATACATAAGAGATACACAAGGGCTAGGGCGTCCCCCTCAAGCGACGTGGACACTCAGATTGCGAACAATGCGATGGGATATAGAGGCTATACAAATACTAGGGCGTCCCCCCGAAGCGACGGCGACAAGAACAACCATTCGCATACACCTTTTAGCAATAAGCTTAGATTAGGGACTTGGAATCTTGGTACACTAACCGGACGCAGTGCAGAACTAAGCGAAATATTGCATAACAGAGAACTTAATGCATGCTGTGTTCAGGAAACTAAGTGGAAAGGATCCAAATCTCGCGAAATCGGCCACGGATACCAGCTAATATACCACGGGGTAGATGCAAGGCGTAATGGAGTTGGAATTATCTTGGACCAGAACTTGAAACAGAGAATTATTAATGTTGATAGGAAAAGTGATCGATTAATAGCAATCAAGCTCGCAATGGATAACCAACCAGTACTAAATATCATCTCAGCATATGCACCTCAGGCCGGATGTCCGGTAAGGGAAAAGGACGTTTTCTGGGAAGATTTGGATGAACTTCTTCAAACAATTCCATCCGAAGAATGCATACACATCGGTGGAGACCTAAACGGGCACGTGGGAGCCAGCACTGGAACTTTCCCAAACACCCATGGAGGTTACGGCTTCGGTGCTAGGAATCAGGAgggtttaaatattttaaatttcttatCTAAGTACAACTTTAAAATTGTCAACACACATTTCAAGAAAAAGGACGAGCATCTAATAACATATAAAACCGCGAAGTGTGCAACACAAATAGATTACATAGTCACCAATAACTCTTGGTTCAGGTACTATAAGGACTGTAAAGTCATACCAGGGGAGGCTATCACTTCCCAACACAGGCTTCTGGTTGCAATTGTACAACTACCTAAACCTATAACAACACGGCGAGATAAAAGTGAACGAATTAAGTGGAAGGAACTGAACGGTGCCAAAGGAAACCAGTTTATAAGCGCGTTATCTTTATATTTGGAAGAAGATCTACACAAAAGCAAAACCGCTGATGTTATGTGGCGGGACTTCGAAAACGTGTGCCAGAAACAAGCCAAACAGATACTCGGAGTTTCTAAGGGTGGTACTCCTATCAAGAAGGATACTTCCTGGTGGAGTGATGAGGTCAAGCTCATAATAAAGGCAAAACGGGACGCATTTCACAAGTGGCAGAGGTCGGAAATGGAGAAGGACCGCTTGGAGTACAAATCAATGAAGTCTCTTGCTAAAACAACAGTCGCACAGGCGAGAGCCATATCAAGGCAAGACTTCTACGATAAACTGGAAAATGCTCCGAAcgaaaacacaatttttaagaTCGCTAAACAACGGCATGGTCCACCCTAGATACAAAGTTCAACAAGTATATTAAAGACCAACACGGCAAATTGCTTACCTCTAATGATGCAATAAATGAAAGGTGGAAGGAGTATTACAACCAGTTATTGAACGAGGAGTTTCCCAGCGAAGAACACTTCAGCCTTTCATGCACCGAAGGGCCACTCGAGCGTATCGATCTCACGGAAGTTAAACAAGCGCTGAAGAAAATGGATTTTCATAAAGCCGTTGGCCCAGACAACGTCCCCGTTGACGTGTGGAAACACCTAAAGGAAGATGCCTTACCCTGGTTAACCCTTCTGTTTAACAGGATACTATGCGAGCGGAAAATCCCATTCTCTTGGCGGGCAAGCTACCTGTGccctatttataaaaataagggTGATATTGCTCAGTGCAATAACTACAGAGGAATTAAATTGATGTCGCATACTCTGAAATTATGGGAAAGAGTTATTGGGGCTCGCCTCACTATGCTGTCAAAAGTCACAGCGAATCAATTCGGCTTCTCACCTGGAAGGTCAACGATAGAGGCTATACAGACACTAAGAATACTCATGGAAAAGTACCGCACTAACAAGGAAAACCTCTACCTAATTTTCATAGACCTAGAAAAGGCATTTGACCGAGTGCCGAGAGAGCTAGTGTGGCAAGCGCTACGTGACCAAAAAATTCCAGAAGCATACGTCATCTTAATACAGGACATGTATGATGGTGTTAGCACACAGATCAAAAGCCCGGCAGGAATTAGCGATTCGTTCCAAGTCCGTGTAGGAGTGCACCAGGGCTCTACTATCAGCCCTCTAATGTTTAACCTTACAATGGACTATATCACGAGGAACATTCAAGCGGAAATCCCATGGTGCATGATGTATGCCGACGACATCGTATTGGTCGCTGAGAGTGCACTGGAGCTACAGGACACATTTAACCAATGGTTTAGGGAACTGGAGCGCCACGGGCTGAGAGTAAGCCGAACTAAGTCCGAGTATATGGAATGTGACTTTGGAGGCCAGGAAGAAACTGGGTGCAATATACTCATTGACAACGTCGCACTACCCAAAGTCTCACGTTTTAAATATCTTGGCTCAACGCTTACGACAGACGCCCTAATAGACGAAGACGTAACCAACCGAGTAAACGCAGCCTGGTTGAAGTGGCGATCCCTCTCTGGCGTACTCTGCGATAGCAAAATGCCCATAAAGACCAAAGGGAAGATTTATAAAACTGCGGTCAGACCTGCATTGACATACGCGTCGGAGTGCTGGACCACCCTTAAAAAGCATGAACATAAACTCCATATAAACGAAATGAAAATGCTGCGCTGGGCTGGTGGAGTAACGAGGTTAGACAAAGTGCGCAACGAGTTCGTCAGGGGATCCTTTAAAGTAGCTCCGGTGGCAGATAAGCTCAAAGAAAACCGACTCCGCTGGTTCGGTCATATAAACAGAAGAGGCGATGACTACTCCGTGAAGACAGCCTTAAATATCCCAACAAAACCCCGTGGCAGAGGTAGTTCACTTTCTACCTGGTGGACTAGAATCGAGAAGGATCTAAAAGCCCTGAACATCTCACCAACGACAACCCAGGACAGACGGTCCTGGCGCCTACGTACAAGGAGGCCCGACCCCAATTGAAAATGGGAATGtggcaggaagaagaagaagaaatcgTTCTGTATGACATACTATATAGTTATGTTATGACATCAGCGTGCGTTGACATAGGTCAGTATTTTACAGTAAAAGGCGCCTATAACATTTTATTCTTCAGCTACCTCCATGGAATAGGCAGCTTCACACCGAGAGCAATCGGTTTTTATTTTCACTGCAGTATTTACGAGTTCGGGTTACAACGAACGTAAAGATATGGAAGACGTTTTTATTGGTTGTTATGTTTTTACAGTTTTGCGGAAAAATGGGTATATACTCATAGGATTATGCTGGGAAACATATTTACCTCGATGACGGGATACCTGAACATATTATAAAACTTAGATGAGGTATAGGGGAGAATTTTCCATGTTTTGAATAGGCtatttgacccttttttaaagtctctcttatattattaactagcttttgcccgcggcttcgctcgcgttagaaagagacaaaaagtagcctatgtcactctccatcctttcaactatctccacctacaaaatcacgtcaattcgtcgcttcgttttgccgtgaaagacggacaaacaaacagacatttcccatttataatattagtatggattactgttacgacgaccggtctggctcagtcggtagtgaccctgcctgctaagccacggtcctgggttcgaatcccggtaagggcatttatttgtgtgatgagcagttgagcacagatatttgttcctgagtcatggatgttttctaggtttaggtatgtatttatatatataagtatgtatatcgtcgcttagcacccatagttagtacaagctttgcttagtttggggctaagttgatctgtgtaaggtgtccccaatatatttgtatttatttatttgtatttgttcagtgaaccgaaaaaaaaattgctgtattttattatgatgaaaaatatttttaaagtatacttttatttaatcaggcaaaaacaacatcagccatgttagTCTATCGATTATCTGTGCATGTCGTCATTCTGCTGGAAAACATAATTTTCTGACATTTGAATATATGGTacataaaaccgccttcaaaaataagcgcgttacaaaacacggagaaactaaaaagccaaaaataataaacctttcaattcagatttcttatcgtattgcaataagctaaacatccaaattataaacaagtcaattatttttgtagtcggtaccagacctgttcgtcgccttgctattgcctgtttgccccacccaaccatacacaggctggtaccgactccaaaaataattgatttgtttataatttggatgtttagcttattgcaatacgataagaaatctgaattgaaaggtttattatttttggctttttagtttctccgtgttttgtaacgcgcttatttttgaaggcggttttattttttgttaaaaagtttatttatttgttgatttttagtggttcctagtgatattatatgtatcagtccgaatacatgtacagtagtgaaagaattatcctttaactcctaaccattgaggagttgaccttccatcatcagctcagccacataaaattattaccatcagacgtaaatactggtgtacctttgaaaaatagactaaaaacattatatgtgcctataacatttgaagagttccctcgatttctccaggatcccatcatcagaccctgacttggtgccaatgggaccatctcggggttataccggttcgatcaaaaaaaaaattttgaaaatcggtccacgattctcggagatattgaataacatacatacaaaaaaaaaaaaaaaaaaaaaaaaaaaaaaaaaacattcagtcgaattgagaacctcctccttttttgaagtcggttaaaaataggtatCATTTATGACTCGACATGAAATAGGTTGGAATCCTATTGAGTCCTATGAAGTCACTACATCGCCAATAGCGTTATCGGTgtccaaaatttaaaaaaaaatcacattaaattttagtcaaaaatacgtagtcatcatgcACTTTTAATACCTCAAACCTACAAATATTGGTTTCAtatgtcaaattttataaaaacaatcaCTTATTGTGCCAGTtttgatatgagtctagtacCCTATTACTAACTATGTAAAATACCATATGTGTCCACTGAATACGCGTGCCGTATGGGTCCAGTCGACACATGGGGCTCTCTAGTTAATTGTGTAAAACTtggaaaatatttcgattaCCTAGTTGAAATTACCCGCCACTTAAAATTGTCCCCTTTGTCCCGGTATCTTACACTTTCCTGTTACATATTGAAGTGCGCTCTGTACCTACATTAGAACAGTc
This genomic window from Leguminivora glycinivorella isolate SPB_JAAS2020 chromosome 1, LegGlyc_1.1, whole genome shotgun sequence contains:
- the LOC125233403 gene encoding craniofacial development protein 2-like, which codes for MMTAQIHKRYTRARASPSSDVDTQIANNAMGYRGYTNTRASPRSDGDKNNHSHTPFSNKLRLGTWNLGTLTGRSAELSEILHNRELNACCVQETKWKGSKSREIGHGYQLIYHGVDARRNGVGIILDQNLKQRIINVDRKSDRLIAIKLAMDNQPVLNIISAYAPQAGCPVREKDVFWEDLDELLQTIPSEECIHIGGDLNGHVGASTGTFPNTHGGYGFGARNQEGLNILNFLSKYNFKIVNTHFKKKDEHLITYKTAKCATQIDYIVTNNSWFRYYKDCKVIPGEAITSQHRLLVAIVQLPKPITTRRDKSERIKWKELNGAKGNQFISALSLYLEEDLHKSKTADVMWRDFENVCQKQAKQILGVSKGGTPIKKDTSWWSDEVKLIIKAKRDAFHKWQRSEMEKDRLEYKSMKSLAKTTVAQARAISRQDFYDKLENAPNENTIFKIAKQRHGPP